The Sinomicrobium kalidii region CCGAGGCGATCGGGAGTGTGCAGGCGGTATTTGAAATTTGATTTTTTCCCTTTGGGATGATGTATCTTGTAGCATTCCTCGTGATAGGTTTCCTGATAGACCAGAACAGCGTAAAGCCCCTCGGCAATAAGCGCATTGTATTCTTCGGTTTCAAGGGGTTGTACTTCAATACTGATATTGGAAAAATAAGGACGGATAAGTTTAATGGCATTTTTTAAATAAGAGACACCCACGGTCCGGTTGGCTTCGCCCGTAACCAATAGAATATGATCGTATCCCTTTTGTTTGAGAAAATCGGCTTCCCGGAGAATTTCATTGTTGGTAAGTGTTCGCCGGGGTATCTTGTTGGTCAGGCTGAAACCGCAGTACGTACAGATATTCTGGCATTCGTTGGAAAGGTACATCGGGGCGTACATCTGTATGGTTTTACCAAACCGTTGTCGGGTAATACGCATACTTTCCCGGGCCATTTGTTCGAGGAAAGGTTTTGCTGCCGGCGAAATAAGTGCTTTGAAATCTTCCAGAGAGCGTTTTTTACAGCTCAATGCACGGTAAACGTCCGATGTTGTTTTTTCATAGATGCTTGTCCTGATCCCGTCCCAGTCGTATTTCCGGAAGACGGGGTAGAAGCCTTCTCCTGTTGCTTGTTCGTAAGTTCCTGTATTTTTTTGCTGAAACAGTACAGACATGGTTTTTGGTTTTTATTGATTTTCCGAAAGAAAAGAGGTAAGTGGGCTGCTCGCTTCTGCTCCGGTCTTAACAGGCGCCAGCCTTGCGGTGTAGGCTGTCCTTCCCGCCCTTACAGCCAGTTTGAAGGCTTCGGCCATGGCTATGGGGTTGTCAGATACTGCAATGGCCGTATTGACCAGCACGGCATCGGCACCCATCTCCATCGCTGCGGCTGCATGAGAAGGACTTCCGATTCCCGCGTCAACAATAACGGGTACACTACTTTGCTCGACAATGATCTCCAGGAAGTCCAGTGTCTTTAATCCCTTGTTGCTGCCTATGGGCGCGCCAAGCGGCATGACACACTGGGCCCCGACCTCTTCCAGGCGTTTGCACAATACCGGGTCGGCGTGGATGTAGGGCATCACGACAAATCCCAGTTTCACCAGTTTTTCCGTAGCCAGCAGGGTTTCTACCGGGTCCGGGAGGAGGTATTTAGGGTCGGGATGGATTTCCAGTTTTATCCAGTTTGTTTCGAGGGCTTCCCTGGCCAGTTGGGCTGCAAATACGGCCTCTTTTGCGGTGCGTACGCCGGAGGTGTTGGGCAGTAACCTTATTCCGGTTTTTTGAAGTGCGGTGTGAATGTCTTCTGTCTGATCTTCCGGGTTGACCCTTTTCAGGGCAACGGTGGCCAGTTCGCTTCCGGAAGCCAGTACAGCTTTATTCATAAGACTGGCAGAACTGAATTTCCCGGTACCGATAAAAAGCCGGGAGGTAAATTCCGTTCCTGCTATGGTCAGAGTGTTGCTTTGCATATTTCTGTGTTTTTAAAAAAATGTTGTATTTCTGTGATCGTTGCTTTCAGATCTGTGCGCCCGGGGGCAGATAACAACCCGGAAACAGCTATTCCCTGTATGCCGGTGTCCAGTATCGGAGCGATGTCTTCTCTTGTAATGCCTCCGATAGCCACCAGGGGGATATTGATATTTCTCTGCTGAAGTTGTTGTACAATACGTAGATAGCCTTCGAGACCAAGTACCGGGCTGAGGTTTTTTTTGGTGGAAGTAAAACGGTAGGGCCCCAAACCGATATAATCTGCTCCGGAATTGGTCTGGAGTTCAATATCTTCTATGGTGTTTGCTGTTGCTCCCACGATAAAACCGGGGCCGAGGATGTTTTTAGCTTCCCCGGTGGGAAGGTCGTTTTTTCCGAGATGGACTCCGTCTGCTCCCACGGCCTTGGCTGTAGATACGTAATCGTCAATAATGAGTCTGGCCCCGTACTGCCGGCATATCTTCAGTGCCTTTTTTGCCGTGTCAAAAACCTCCCTTTCATGACGGTTCTTAATACGGAGTTGTATCCACCTTCCTCCTGCGGTACATACCCTTCGGATGTTGTTAAGATGTTCTTCCGGGGTCATTCCCCGGGAGATATATTGAAATTCCATTCCCTTCAGTTTATTTCTGCCGGGGGAATTTTTAAGATAGTTATAGGTGTATTCTTTGGCCTGTTTGCAGGCAACTTCCAATGTGTATCCGCGGGCGAGGTATGCTCCTATAGCAGAGGAGAGGACGCAGCCGCTTCCGTGCCTGTCCGTATCCAGGATTTTTTCCGGATGAAAAACGACCGGAGACGAACCTTTCCTGTACAATATATCTGTTCCCTTCCTGTCGTTACGATGTCCGCCTTTAAGGAGTAGGTGACAGCGAGCAGTAATTTCTGCTATTGCCTTTTCCACATCGCTGTTTTCAGACAAAGCCCGGATTTCATCGTAATTGGGAGTTATCAGGTAACAATGGTCGAGTATCCTGTAAAGATCCCGCAGCTTTAATTTTTTATGAAAAACATAGCCACCGCCCGATTTCAATACCGGGTCCCAGATGATCCTGACATCAGGTTTTTTATCGCGCAGAACGCGAATGATCTCTGTTATTACCTCCGTATTTTCTATGATCCCGATCTTTACTGTCCCGATAGGGTAATGTTCCATGAGCAGTTCTACCTGTTCCGTAATGAGTTGTACATCAACCCATCTGCATTTTTTCAAAACCCGATCGCTCTGTACGGTCAGGGCGGTACATGTACTTAATCCGCTGACATTCAAATTTTCTGTTGTCTTTATGTCTGCCAGAATCCCTGCTCCGCCGCAGGGATCAAGTCCTGCTATCGTTAACATATAAGGTGTTGCCATTATTTCTGTCTTTTTAATTCCTTAAAAGCATCCTCAGGATCTTTGTTTTTCCATATATAGCCCAACAGGGCAGCTCCGGCAAATCCCTGTTCTTTTAATTGCGGGATATGCCGGGGGGTAATTCCGCCCAGAGCGATTACCGGAAAAGGCAGCTTTTCTCCCGAAAGGTTAAAAGCTTGCCCTTTGTACCCTTTTTTGCTGATACTGTCAAAAACCGGACTGAGAAAGGCATAATCGAAAAGCCCCGTACTATAAGACCTTATATCCGAAACGGAGTGAAAGGAGGCGCTCACGACAAATCCTTTTTCCCTGTAAGTCGACACCTGCCTGTATAAACCTTCTCCGTAATTTCTCCGGACCTTTTCCGGAAGATGAACCCCTTTGAGGCGGAATTCTCCCGTCACATCGAAATGCTGATGGGTCATGACCCGGTCGTGGTATATTTCGGGAATATGACCCAGTAACCGGGCCAGGGCTGCTGAGGTGATTCCGGGTTTCCGGAGGTGCAGTGTTTCCAGTCCGTTTTCGAACATCCGGATAATGCAAGGGATTTCATCCGGAGGGGATTGGGATTCCGGTGCTGTGATTACGATGTATTCCGGTGCCGGCATTTAATCTGTTTTAAACCGTCAAAACCTGAATGTTCCCTAAAAAGGCGGGTTTACAGGTATATTTCACTTCCTTTTTCGGTAAATTCCCTGGCTTTTTCCTGCATGCCCTGGTCTATTTCATTTTTTTCAAGGTCTCTTATTTCCTGTGATATTTTCATGGAGCAGAACTTGGGTCCGCACATGGAACAGAAATGGGCGACCTTGGCACCTTCGGCGGGCAGGGTCTCATCGTGGAATGCCCGTGCTGTGTCGGGATCGAGTGACAGGTTGAACTGGTCTTCCCAGCGGAACTCGAATCTCGCTTTGCTCAGGGCATCATCGCGATATTGTGCTCCCGGATGTCCTTTGGCGAGGTCGGCTGCGTGGGCTGCAATCTTGTAGGTGATCACCCCTGTTTTTACATCCTCCCTGTTGGGTAGTCCCAGGTGTTCCTTGGGGGTAACATAACACAGCATGGCCGTACCGTACCATCCGATCATGGCCGCACCGATACCGGAGGTGATATGATCGTAGCCCGGAGCAATATCGGTGGTGAGCGGGCCGAGGGTGTAAAAAGGGGCTTCCCCGCAGGCATCGAGTTGCTTGTCCATGTTCTCCTTGATCATGTGCATGGGCACGTGTCCCGGTCCTTCTATAATAGTTTGTACGTCGTGTTTCCAGGCTATTTTGGTCAGTTCGCCCAGGGTTTCCAGTTCGGCAAACTGTGCCTGGTCATTGGCATCGGCAAGGCTGCCCGGGCGGAGACCGTCGCCCAGGGAAAAGGAAACATCATAGGCTTTCATGATCTCACATATTTCCTCGAAGTGTGTATATAAAAAACTCTCTTTATGATGTGCCAGGCACCATTTGGCCATGATGGACCCTCCGCGGGATACAATACCGGTCACCCGTTTTGCGGTCATCGGTATATAACGCAACAGCACCCCGGCGTGGATAGTAAAATAGTCCACTCCCTGTTCTGCCTGTTCAATAAGGGTGTCCCGGAAAATATCCCAGGTGAGGTCTTCGGCGACGCCGTTCACTTTTTCGAGGGCCTGGTAGATGGGGACGGTTCCTATGGGGACGGGCGCATTGCGAAGTATCCACTCCCGGGTTTCGTGAATGTTTTTTCCCGTAGAAAGGTCCATGATGGTATCGGCTCCCCAGCGGCAGGCCCAGACGGCTTTTTCTACCTCCTCTTCAATATTGGAGGTGACGGCGGAATTGCCGATGTTGGCATTTATCTTAACCAGAAAGTTCCGCCCTATGATCATGGGTTCACTTTCAGGGTGATTGATATTGTTGGGGATCACCGCTCTTCCCCGGGCCACTTCGTCCCTTACAAATTCCGGCGTAATGGCTTTGGGTATAGCGGCTCCCCAGCTGTTTCCGGGATGTTGTTCGGAGAGTTGGCGGACTTCATGGAGTTTTTGGTTTTCACGAATGGCTATAAATTCCATTTCGGGGGTAATGATCCCCTTTTTGGCATAGTGCATTTGCGTGACGTTCTGTCCGGAGCGGGCGCGGAGCGGCTTCCTGATGTGCGGAAACCGGAAGGGCTCCAGTTTTTTATTGTTCAGCCTTTCGTTGGAATATTCGGAACTGAACACAGATAATTGCTTTACATCATTCCGTGATGCGATCCATTGGCTGCGTATGGGAGGAATGCCTTTTTCCACATGGATATCCGTAGATGGATCTGTAAATGGCCCGCTGGTGTCGTATACGGTCAGAGGAGGATTTTTTTCGAGTTCTCCTGTCAGCGAGTTTTTGGTAGTATCCAATGAGATTTCCCGCATGGGCACCCGGATGTCCGGATAGAGGGTTCCAGGGACGTATATTTTCCTGGAATTCGGTAGCGGATCCCGGGAGATCACTTGTTTGTCGGGGGTTTTGTCTTTTTTCATAGGGATTGTTTTATGGGTTTGTGTTAAGATTAAAGGTGGATTACGGTACTATCCGCCTTGTGTAGCTTGTATGATGAGGATGTCCTGCCGATTGGTAAGTGTGTAATCAGACCATTGATTTTGCGGGATGATTTCCCTGTCCGTTTCCCTTCCCGTGAAGGGGGGAGTACTGTCGGAAAAGGAGTTTACGGCAATAGCGATACCTTTTTGAGAGATATTCATTTGCCGGATAAGATCCTTGATGGTGCTTTGTGCGGCCATGGAGACGGCCTTGTCGTTGACATTTACCGTGATTGTTTCCATAATTATTGTTTTTAAACTTTATGGAACAATAGGAAATGCTTGTAACAGGTAAGAATATGTGAAATCGAAATCCGGAAAACAGATTTCTTTTCAAAAATACAATACTCGCCTTTTCCCTTCGCCGGTATTATCCGGATC contains the following coding sequences:
- the thiH gene encoding 2-iminoacetate synthase ThiH, translating into MSVLFQQKNTGTYEQATGEGFYPVFRKYDWDGIRTSIYEKTTSDVYRALSCKKRSLEDFKALISPAAKPFLEQMARESMRITRQRFGKTIQMYAPMYLSNECQNICTYCGFSLTNKIPRRTLTNNEILREADFLKQKGYDHILLVTGEANRTVGVSYLKNAIKLIRPYFSNISIEVQPLETEEYNALIAEGLYAVLVYQETYHEECYKIHHPKGKKSNFKYRLHTPDRLGQAEIHKTGLGALFGLEDWRTDSFFTALHLRYLQKKYWKTRYSISFPRLRPHSGGLEPKVVMTDTDLAQLIFAYRLLDEDVELSLSTRESMAFRDNMIKLGVNSISAESKTNPGGYVVDPKSLEQFEICDERTTEEIAGMIRRKGYEVVWKDWEKGY
- a CDS encoding thiazole synthase, which translates into the protein MQSNTLTIAGTEFTSRLFIGTGKFSSASLMNKAVLASGSELATVALKRVNPEDQTEDIHTALQKTGIRLLPNTSGVRTAKEAVFAAQLAREALETNWIKLEIHPDPKYLLPDPVETLLATEKLVKLGFVVMPYIHADPVLCKRLEEVGAQCVMPLGAPIGSNKGLKTLDFLEIIVEQSSVPVIVDAGIGSPSHAAAAMEMGADAVLVNTAIAVSDNPIAMAEAFKLAVRAGRTAYTARLAPVKTGAEASSPLTSFLSENQ
- a CDS encoding thiamine phosphate synthase — its product is MATPYMLTIAGLDPCGGAGILADIKTTENLNVSGLSTCTALTVQSDRVLKKCRWVDVQLITEQVELLMEHYPIGTVKIGIIENTEVITEIIRVLRDKKPDVRIIWDPVLKSGGGYVFHKKLKLRDLYRILDHCYLITPNYDEIRALSENSDVEKAIAEITARCHLLLKGGHRNDRKGTDILYRKGSSPVVFHPEKILDTDRHGSGCVLSSAIGAYLARGYTLEVACKQAKEYTYNYLKNSPGRNKLKGMEFQYISRGMTPEEHLNNIRRVCTAGGRWIQLRIKNRHEREVFDTAKKALKICRQYGARLIIDDYVSTAKAVGADGVHLGKNDLPTGEAKNILGPGFIVGATANTIEDIELQTNSGADYIGLGPYRFTSTKKNLSPVLGLEGYLRIVQQLQQRNINIPLVAIGGITREDIAPILDTGIQGIAVSGLLSAPGRTDLKATITEIQHFFKNTEICKATL
- a CDS encoding thiamine phosphate synthase — its product is MPAPEYIVITAPESQSPPDEIPCIIRMFENGLETLHLRKPGITSAALARLLGHIPEIYHDRVMTHQHFDVTGEFRLKGVHLPEKVRRNYGEGLYRQVSTYREKGFVVSASFHSVSDIRSYSTGLFDYAFLSPVFDSISKKGYKGQAFNLSGEKLPFPVIALGGITPRHIPQLKEQGFAGAALLGYIWKNKDPEDAFKELKRQK
- the thiC gene encoding phosphomethylpyrimidine synthase ThiC; translated protein: MKKDKTPDKQVISRDPLPNSRKIYVPGTLYPDIRVPMREISLDTTKNSLTGELEKNPPLTVYDTSGPFTDPSTDIHVEKGIPPIRSQWIASRNDVKQLSVFSSEYSNERLNNKKLEPFRFPHIRKPLRARSGQNVTQMHYAKKGIITPEMEFIAIRENQKLHEVRQLSEQHPGNSWGAAIPKAITPEFVRDEVARGRAVIPNNINHPESEPMIIGRNFLVKINANIGNSAVTSNIEEEVEKAVWACRWGADTIMDLSTGKNIHETREWILRNAPVPIGTVPIYQALEKVNGVAEDLTWDIFRDTLIEQAEQGVDYFTIHAGVLLRYIPMTAKRVTGIVSRGGSIMAKWCLAHHKESFLYTHFEEICEIMKAYDVSFSLGDGLRPGSLADANDQAQFAELETLGELTKIAWKHDVQTIIEGPGHVPMHMIKENMDKQLDACGEAPFYTLGPLTTDIAPGYDHITSGIGAAMIGWYGTAMLCYVTPKEHLGLPNREDVKTGVITYKIAAHAADLAKGHPGAQYRDDALSKARFEFRWEDQFNLSLDPDTARAFHDETLPAEGAKVAHFCSMCGPKFCSMKISQEIRDLEKNEIDQGMQEKAREFTEKGSEIYL
- the thiS gene encoding sulfur carrier protein ThiS, with product METITVNVNDKAVSMAAQSTIKDLIRQMNISQKGIAIAVNSFSDSTPPFTGRETDREIIPQNQWSDYTLTNRQDILIIQATQGG